A stretch of Pseudochaenichthys georgianus chromosome 2, fPseGeo1.2, whole genome shotgun sequence DNA encodes these proteins:
- the LOC117457295 gene encoding gamma-crystallin M2-like, whose protein sequence is MGKIIFYEDRNFQGRHHECMSDCADLHPYFNRCNSVRVESGCFMVYERPQYLGHQSFLRRGEYSDNQRFIGVNDCIRSCRMIPMHRGSYKIRLYERSDMSGQMHEVSDDCPSVQDRLHMSDINSCNVVDGHWLLYDQPNYKGRPYYLRPGEYRRFLDWGGASPRIGSLRRITDFN, encoded by the exons ATGGGAAAG ATCATTTTCTACGAGGACAGGAATTTCCAGGGTCGGCACCATGAGTGCATGAGCGACTGCGCCGACCTGCACCCTTACTTCAACCGCTGCAACTCCGTCAGGGTGGAGAGCGGCTGTTTTATGGTGTACGAGAGACCTCAATACCTAGGCCACCAGTCCTTCCTCCGCAGGGGGGAGTACTCCGACAACCAGCGCTTTATTGGCGTCAATGACTGCATCCGCTCCTGCCGCATGATTCCCATG CACCGTGGTTCCTACAAAATAAGATTGTATGAGCGTTCAGACATGAGCGGCCAAATGCATGAGGTGAGCGATGATTGCCCCAGCGTCCAGGACCGCCTGCATATGTCTGACATTAACTCGTGCAACGTGGTGGACGGCCATTGGCTGCTGTACGACCAGCCGAACTACAAGGGCCGGCCCTACTACCTGAGACCTGGAGAGTACCGTCGATTCTTGGACTGGGGAGGCGCCAGTCCAAGGATCGGCTCTCTCAGGCGAATCACCGACTTTAATTAA
- the LOC117457308 gene encoding gamma-crystallin M2-like, with amino-acid sequence MGKIIFYEDRNFKGRSYECDSECSDLHSHFSRCNSIRVDSGDWMVFERPGYMGYQYFLKKGEYPDYQQWMGFNDCVGSCRLIPTSQSSHRIMIYEQPELGGETMELTDDCPSLNELFKRNDVSSCNVRDGYWIFYELPNYKGRQYLMNPGEYRRFNEWGSTTSRVGSIRRIAM; translated from the exons ATGGGCAAG ATTATATTCTACGAGGACAGGAATTTCAAGGGTCGCTCCTACGAGTGCGACAGCGAATGCTCGGACCTGCATTCCCACTTCAGCCGCTGCAACTCCATCAGAGtggacagcggcgattggatgGTGTTTGAAAGACCCGGATATATGGGGTACCAGTACTTCTTAAAGAAGGGCGAGTACCCCGACTACCAGCAATGGATGGGGTTCAACGACTGTGTGGGATCCTGCCGTTTGATCCCTACG TCCCAAAGCTCTCACAGGATAATGATATACGAGCAGCCAGAGTTAGGAGGAGAGACGATGGAGCTGACTGACGACTGCCCCTCGCTGAACGAACTATTCAAGCGCAACGACGTCTCCTCCTGCAATGTGAGGGACGGTTACTGGATCTTCTACGAACTCCCCAATTACAAGGGACGCCAATACCTGATGAACCCCGGGGAATACAGGAGGTTTAATGAGTGGGGAAGCACCACGTCTCGGGTGGGATCCATCAGACGTATCGCTATGTGA
- the LOC117460509 gene encoding gamma-crystallin M3-like: MSGKIVFFEGRNFQGRSYECMSDCSEISSHLGRCSSCRVESGTFMVYDQPNFTGQQHLLTRGEYPEYQNTIGFNECIQSCRMVPEHKGPFKMRIYEKANFEGQMQELTDDCDSIQDQYQMSDMQSCNVMEGYWLMFEQPNFEGRMSYLKPGKYRNLKEISSEDMKFNSVRRITESV, encoded by the exons ATGAGCGGAAAG atTGTCTTTTTCGAGGGGAGGAACTTCCAGGGTCGCTCCTATGAGTGCATGAGCGACTGCTCCGAGATCTCCTCTCATCTGGGCcgatgcagctcctgcagggtGGAGAGCGGGACGTTCATGGTCTACGATCAGCCCAACTTCACGGGCCAGCAGCACCTCCTCACCAGGGGAGAGTACCCCGAGTACCAGAACACCATCGGCTTCAATGAGTGCATTCAGTCCTGCCGCATGGTCCCTGAG CACAAGGGACCCTTCAAGATGAGGATCTACGAGAAGGCGAACTTCGAAGGGCAGATGCAGGAGCTCACCGACGACTGCGACTCCATCCAGGATCAATACCAGATGTCGGACATGCAGTCCTGCAACGTGATGGAGGGATACTGGCTGATGTTCGAGCAGCCAAACTTCGAGGGCAGGATGTCTTATCTGAAGCCGGGAAAGTACAGGAACCTCAAAGAGATAAGCAGCGAAGACATGAAGTTCAACTCCGTCAGACGCATCACAGAATCTGTCTAA
- the LOC117457123 gene encoding gamma-crystallin M3-like translates to MDRITPPILHIIFYEERNFQGRSHECSSDCTDIHVHLNRCNSCRVDNGCFVVYDRHNYMGNQVFLERGEYSDFQRMGSMMGMQGTAVMDNILSCRMIPAHRGPFRMRIYERENYRGQMHELIDDIESLQDRFLMSDCQSCQVMDGHWLMFEQPNFGGKMLYVRPGEYRSLRDSAASNTSRISSIRRIVDTC, encoded by the exons ATGGACAGGATAACTCCGCCAATTTTACAC ATTATTTTCTATGAAGAAAGGAACTTCCAGGGTCGTTCCCACGAGTGCAGCAgcgactgcaccgacatccacgTGCACCTGAACCGCTGCAACTCCTGCAGGGTGGACAACGGCTGCTTCGTGGTGTACGACCGCCACAACTACATGGGCAATCAGGTGTTCTTGGAGAGAGGGGAGTACTCCGACTTTCAGCGCATGGGAAGCATGATGGGAATGCAGGGCACGGCTGTGATGGATAACATCCTCTCCTGTCGCATGATCCCCGCG CACAGGGGCCCCTTCAGGATGAGGATCTACGAAAGGGAGAACTACAGAGGCCAGATGCACGAGCTGATTGACGACATCGAGTCTCTGCAGGATCGTTTCCTCATGTCTGACTGCCAGTCCTGCCAAGTGATGGACGGCCACTGGCTGATGTTCGAGCAGCCCAACTTCGGAGGCAAGATGCTGTACGTGAGGCCCGGAGAGTACAGGAGCCTCAGAGACTCTGCAGCAAGCAACACGTCCAGAATCAGCTCCATCAGGCGCATAGTGGACACGTGCTGA
- the LOC117457140 gene encoding gamma-crystallin M3-like — translation MDVGRITFYEEKNFQGRSYETSNDCPELTSYLSRCNSCRVESGLFMVYEKPNFMGQQMLVRRGEYPDNQRLMGMTMSDCIRSSRMIPTHKGTFRMKIYEKENFGGQMHELMDDCDNMQDRFRMNECQSSNVMEGHWLMFEQPNYRGKMMYLKPGEYRNLREMGTSNMTRFSSMRRIMDSC, via the exons ATGGACGTGGGCAGG ATCACATTCTATGAGGAGAAGAACTTCCAGGGTCGCTCCTATGAGACCAGCAACGACTGCCCTGAGCTCACCTCCTACCTGAGCAGGTGCAACTCCTGCAGGGTGGAGAGCGGCCTCTTCATGGTCTACGAGAAGCCCAACTTCATGGGTCAACAGATGCTGGTGAGGAGGGGCGAGTACCCTGACAACCAGCGCCTGATGGGCATGACTATGAGCGACTGCATCAGGTCCAGTCGCATGATCCCCACG CACAAGGGAACCTTCAGGATGAAGATCTACGAGAAGGAGAACTTCGGAGGCCAGATGCACGAGCTGATGGACGACTGTGACAACATGCAGGATCGTTTCCGCATGAACGAGTGCCAGTCCAGCAACGTGATGGAGGGCCACTGGCTGATGTTCGAGCAGCCCAACTACAGAGGCAAGATGATGTACCTGAAGCCCGGAGAGTACAGGAACCTCAGAGAGATGGGGACGAGCAACATGACGAGGTTCAGCTCCATGAGGCGCATCATGGACTCCTGTTAA
- the LOC117457131 gene encoding gamma-crystallin M2-like, which yields MERTGKIVFYEEKNFKGHHYECSGDCPELNSHIQHCNSLRVEGGAWVLYERPQYLGYQYVLMRGEYPDYQSWNGFSDTIRSCRLIRHPSSMHRIRIYEHPDFSGQMIEFSDDMPNLMDRWRYRDLHSAHVQDGVWVFYEHSNYRGRQYLLEKGEYRRAAEWGALHPAVGSIRRVVDSS from the exons ATGGAGCGCACAGGGAAG ATCGTCTTCTACGAGGAGAAGAACTTTAAGGGCCATCACTATGAGTGCAGCGGCGACTGTCCGGAGCTCAACTCTCACATCCAGCACTGCAACTCCCTCCGGGTGGAGGGGGGGGCCTGGGTCCTCTACGAGAGACCCCAATACCTGGGCTACCAGTACGTGCTCATGAGGGGCGAGTACCCCGACTACCAGAGCTGGAACGGCTTCAGCGACACCATCCGCTCCTGCAGACTCATCAGACAT CCTTCCAGCATGCACAGGATCCGCATCTACGAGCATCCGGACTTCAGCGGCCAGATGATCGAGTTCAGCGACGACATGCCCAACCTGATGGACCGCTGGCGCTACCGGGACCTCCACTCGGCGCACGTGCAGGACGGCGTCTGGGTTTTCTACGAGCACTCGAACTACAGGGGGCGCCAGTACCTGCTGGAGAAGGGCGAGTACAGACGTGCCGCAGAGTGGGGGGCGCTTCATCCCGCCGTGGGGTCCATCAGACGGGTGGTCGACTCGTCTTAA
- the LOC117460328 gene encoding ETS translocation variant 5-like isoform X2, with translation MDGFYDQQVPFVVPESKCPVEGAERCLSDRKRKFMDTELAQDTEELFQDLIQLQEIWIAEAQVPDDEQFVPDFQSNKLMFHGPPLSKVKREHSPSPCRTPHADMCLYSYSACDNKPAGLKSLPPAPSHPSGPPPVQRQLHPPGPQISSRGPQANQSQQFALPRPPTSCPPASFSTEQRFQRQLSEPCLSFLPPETPLNSPYQPSSRDGRPLYQRHLSEPLVPQRVFKQELVDPRYPEPGPQNSFNHVTIKQEPRDYAFDSEVQPCQSSFGKSPVLYQNNNVGFGADREQHLYYDDTCVVPDRLEVKVKQESMPYQRRGSLQLWQFLLTLLDNPAHAHLIVWTGRNMEFKLIDPEEVARLWGLQKNRPAMNYDKLSRSLRYYYEKGIMQKVKVAGERYVYKFVCNPDALFSMAFPDNQRPSLKADPDAILPPGEEEGPPPPSYEEEGPYLAEGGAFPENYPY, from the exons ATGGACGGCTTTTACGACCAGCAGGTCCCCTTTGTGGTCCCTGAGAGT aaaTGTCCCGTAGAGGGAGCAGAGAGATGTCTCAGCGACAGGAAGAGGAAGTTcatggacacagagctggctcAGGACACAGAAG AGCTCTTTCAAGACCTGATCCAGCTCCAGGAAATATGGATCGCAGAAG CTCAGGTTCCCGATGACGAGCAGTTTGTCCCAGACTTCCAGTCCAATAAGT TGATGTTTCATGGACCTCCTCTGAGCAAGGTGAAGCGAGAGCACAGCCCGTCTCCCTGCAGGACGCCTCACGCTGACATGTGCCTTTACAGCTACAG TGCCTGTGACAATAAGCCAGCGGGGCTCAAATCCCTTCCTCCAGCCCCCTCTCATCCTTCAGGACCTCCACCTGTTCAGAGGCAGCTCCACCCTCCGGGCCCCCAGATCTCCAGCAGAGGCCCTCAGGCCAATCAGAGCCAGCAGTTTGCTCTGCCCCGCCCCCCCACCAGCTGCCCCCCTGCGTCTTTCAGCACAGAACAGAG GTTTCAGAGGCAGCTGTCGGAGCCCTGCTTGTCCTTCCTCCCTCCCGAGACGCCTCTGAACTCTCCGTACCAACCCTCGAGCCGTGATGGCCGCCCTCTGTACCAGCGCCACCTCTCGGAGCCTCTGGTCCCTCAGAGAGTGTTCAAACAGGAGCTGGTGGACCCTCGGTACCCAGAGCCGGGACCCCAGAACTCTTTCAATCACGTGACCATCAAGCAGGAACCGCGAGACTACGCCTTCGACTCGG AGGTTCAGCCCTGCCAGTCGTCGTTTGGGAAGTCTCCAGTCTTGTACCAGAATAACAATGTTG GGTTtggtgctgacagagagcaacaCCTGTACTATGACGACACCTGTGTGGTGCCGGACAGACTGGAAG TGAAAGTGAAGCAGGAGAGTATGCCGTACCAACGCCGCGGCTCTTTGCAGCTCTGGCAGTTTCTCTTGACTCTGCTCGACAACCCGGCCCACGCTCACCTGATCGTCTGGACGGGGAGGAACATGGAGTTCAAACTCATCGATCCCGAGGAG GTGGCTCGGCTCTGGGGTCTGCAGAAGAATCGTCCGGCGATGAACTACGACAAGCTGAGTCGCTCGCTGAGGTACTACTACGAGAAGGGCATCATGCAGAAGGTAAAG GTTGCCGGGGAGAGGTACGTCTACAAGTTCGTATGCAACCCCGACGCCCTGTTCTCCATGGCGTTCCCAGACAACCAGAGGCCGAGTCTGAAGGCCGACCCGGACGCCATCTTGCCTCCCGGCGAGGAAGAAGGCCCCCCCCCGCCCAGCTATGAGGAGGAGGGTCCCTACCTGGCTGAGGGGGGGGCCTTCCCCGAAAACTACCCTTATTAA
- the LOC117460328 gene encoding ETS translocation variant 5-like isoform X1 — protein sequence MDGFYDQQVPFVVPESKCPVEGAERCLSDRKRKFMDTELAQDTEELFQDLIQLQEIWIAEAQVPDDEQFVPDFQSNKLMFHGPPLSKVKREHSPSPCRTPHADMCLYSYSACDNKPAGLKSLPPAPSHPSGPPPVQRQLHPPGPQISSRGPQANQSQQFALPRPPTSCPPASFSTEQSRFQRQLSEPCLSFLPPETPLNSPYQPSSRDGRPLYQRHLSEPLVPQRVFKQELVDPRYPEPGPQNSFNHVTIKQEPRDYAFDSEVQPCQSSFGKSPVLYQNNNVGFGADREQHLYYDDTCVVPDRLEVKVKQESMPYQRRGSLQLWQFLLTLLDNPAHAHLIVWTGRNMEFKLIDPEEVARLWGLQKNRPAMNYDKLSRSLRYYYEKGIMQKVKVAGERYVYKFVCNPDALFSMAFPDNQRPSLKADPDAILPPGEEEGPPPPSYEEEGPYLAEGGAFPENYPY from the exons ATGGACGGCTTTTACGACCAGCAGGTCCCCTTTGTGGTCCCTGAGAGT aaaTGTCCCGTAGAGGGAGCAGAGAGATGTCTCAGCGACAGGAAGAGGAAGTTcatggacacagagctggctcAGGACACAGAAG AGCTCTTTCAAGACCTGATCCAGCTCCAGGAAATATGGATCGCAGAAG CTCAGGTTCCCGATGACGAGCAGTTTGTCCCAGACTTCCAGTCCAATAAGT TGATGTTTCATGGACCTCCTCTGAGCAAGGTGAAGCGAGAGCACAGCCCGTCTCCCTGCAGGACGCCTCACGCTGACATGTGCCTTTACAGCTACAG TGCCTGTGACAATAAGCCAGCGGGGCTCAAATCCCTTCCTCCAGCCCCCTCTCATCCTTCAGGACCTCCACCTGTTCAGAGGCAGCTCCACCCTCCGGGCCCCCAGATCTCCAGCAGAGGCCCTCAGGCCAATCAGAGCCAGCAGTTTGCTCTGCCCCGCCCCCCCACCAGCTGCCCCCCTGCGTCTTTCAGCACAGAACAGAG CAGGTTTCAGAGGCAGCTGTCGGAGCCCTGCTTGTCCTTCCTCCCTCCCGAGACGCCTCTGAACTCTCCGTACCAACCCTCGAGCCGTGATGGCCGCCCTCTGTACCAGCGCCACCTCTCGGAGCCTCTGGTCCCTCAGAGAGTGTTCAAACAGGAGCTGGTGGACCCTCGGTACCCAGAGCCGGGACCCCAGAACTCTTTCAATCACGTGACCATCAAGCAGGAACCGCGAGACTACGCCTTCGACTCGG AGGTTCAGCCCTGCCAGTCGTCGTTTGGGAAGTCTCCAGTCTTGTACCAGAATAACAATGTTG GGTTtggtgctgacagagagcaacaCCTGTACTATGACGACACCTGTGTGGTGCCGGACAGACTGGAAG TGAAAGTGAAGCAGGAGAGTATGCCGTACCAACGCCGCGGCTCTTTGCAGCTCTGGCAGTTTCTCTTGACTCTGCTCGACAACCCGGCCCACGCTCACCTGATCGTCTGGACGGGGAGGAACATGGAGTTCAAACTCATCGATCCCGAGGAG GTGGCTCGGCTCTGGGGTCTGCAGAAGAATCGTCCGGCGATGAACTACGACAAGCTGAGTCGCTCGCTGAGGTACTACTACGAGAAGGGCATCATGCAGAAGGTAAAG GTTGCCGGGGAGAGGTACGTCTACAAGTTCGTATGCAACCCCGACGCCCTGTTCTCCATGGCGTTCCCAGACAACCAGAGGCCGAGTCTGAAGGCCGACCCGGACGCCATCTTGCCTCCCGGCGAGGAAGAAGGCCCCCCCCCGCCCAGCTATGAGGAGGAGGGTCCCTACCTGGCTGAGGGGGGGGCCTTCCCCGAAAACTACCCTTATTAA
- the LOC117460328 gene encoding ETS translocation variant 5-like isoform X3 yields MDGFYDQQVPFVVPESKCPVEGAERCLSDRKRKFMDTELAQDTEELFQDLIQLQEIWIAEAQVPDDEQFVPDFQSNKLMFHGPPLSKVKREHSPSPCRTPHADMCLYSYSACDNKPAGLKSLPPAPSHPSGPPPVQRQLHPPGPQISSRGPQANQSQQFALPRPPTSCPPASFSTEQSRFQRQLSEPCLSFLPPETPLNSPYQPSSRDGRPLYQRHLSEPLVPQRVFKQELVDPRYPEPGPQNSFNHVTIKQEPRDYAFDSEVQPCQSSFGKSPVLYQNNNVGFGADREQHLYYDDTCVVPDRLEVKVKQESMPYQRRGSLQLWQFLLTLLDNPAHAHLIVWTGRNMEFKLIDPEEVARLWGLQKNRPAMNYDKLSRSLRYYYEKGIMQKVAGERYVYKFVCNPDALFSMAFPDNQRPSLKADPDAILPPGEEEGPPPPSYEEEGPYLAEGGAFPENYPY; encoded by the exons ATGGACGGCTTTTACGACCAGCAGGTCCCCTTTGTGGTCCCTGAGAGT aaaTGTCCCGTAGAGGGAGCAGAGAGATGTCTCAGCGACAGGAAGAGGAAGTTcatggacacagagctggctcAGGACACAGAAG AGCTCTTTCAAGACCTGATCCAGCTCCAGGAAATATGGATCGCAGAAG CTCAGGTTCCCGATGACGAGCAGTTTGTCCCAGACTTCCAGTCCAATAAGT TGATGTTTCATGGACCTCCTCTGAGCAAGGTGAAGCGAGAGCACAGCCCGTCTCCCTGCAGGACGCCTCACGCTGACATGTGCCTTTACAGCTACAG TGCCTGTGACAATAAGCCAGCGGGGCTCAAATCCCTTCCTCCAGCCCCCTCTCATCCTTCAGGACCTCCACCTGTTCAGAGGCAGCTCCACCCTCCGGGCCCCCAGATCTCCAGCAGAGGCCCTCAGGCCAATCAGAGCCAGCAGTTTGCTCTGCCCCGCCCCCCCACCAGCTGCCCCCCTGCGTCTTTCAGCACAGAACAGAG CAGGTTTCAGAGGCAGCTGTCGGAGCCCTGCTTGTCCTTCCTCCCTCCCGAGACGCCTCTGAACTCTCCGTACCAACCCTCGAGCCGTGATGGCCGCCCTCTGTACCAGCGCCACCTCTCGGAGCCTCTGGTCCCTCAGAGAGTGTTCAAACAGGAGCTGGTGGACCCTCGGTACCCAGAGCCGGGACCCCAGAACTCTTTCAATCACGTGACCATCAAGCAGGAACCGCGAGACTACGCCTTCGACTCGG AGGTTCAGCCCTGCCAGTCGTCGTTTGGGAAGTCTCCAGTCTTGTACCAGAATAACAATGTTG GGTTtggtgctgacagagagcaacaCCTGTACTATGACGACACCTGTGTGGTGCCGGACAGACTGGAAG TGAAAGTGAAGCAGGAGAGTATGCCGTACCAACGCCGCGGCTCTTTGCAGCTCTGGCAGTTTCTCTTGACTCTGCTCGACAACCCGGCCCACGCTCACCTGATCGTCTGGACGGGGAGGAACATGGAGTTCAAACTCATCGATCCCGAGGAG GTGGCTCGGCTCTGGGGTCTGCAGAAGAATCGTCCGGCGATGAACTACGACAAGCTGAGTCGCTCGCTGAGGTACTACTACGAGAAGGGCATCATGCAGAAG GTTGCCGGGGAGAGGTACGTCTACAAGTTCGTATGCAACCCCGACGCCCTGTTCTCCATGGCGTTCCCAGACAACCAGAGGCCGAGTCTGAAGGCCGACCCGGACGCCATCTTGCCTCCCGGCGAGGAAGAAGGCCCCCCCCCGCCCAGCTATGAGGAGGAGGGTCCCTACCTGGCTGAGGGGGGGGCCTTCCCCGAAAACTACCCTTATTAA
- the LOC117460328 gene encoding ETS translocation variant 5-like isoform X4: protein MDGFYDQQVPFVVPESKCPVEGAERCLSDRKRKFMDTELAQDTEELFQDLIQLQEIWIAEAQVPDDEQFVPDFQSNKLMFHGPPLSKVKREHSPSPCRTPHADMCLYSYSACDNKPAGLKSLPPAPSHPSGPPPVQRQLHPPGPQISSRGPQANQSQQFALPRPPTSCPPASFSTEQRFQRQLSEPCLSFLPPETPLNSPYQPSSRDGRPLYQRHLSEPLVPQRVFKQELVDPRYPEPGPQNSFNHVTIKQEPRDYAFDSEVQPCQSSFGKSPVLYQNNNVGFGADREQHLYYDDTCVVPDRLEVKVKQESMPYQRRGSLQLWQFLLTLLDNPAHAHLIVWTGRNMEFKLIDPEEVARLWGLQKNRPAMNYDKLSRSLRYYYEKGIMQKVAGERYVYKFVCNPDALFSMAFPDNQRPSLKADPDAILPPGEEEGPPPPSYEEEGPYLAEGGAFPENYPY from the exons ATGGACGGCTTTTACGACCAGCAGGTCCCCTTTGTGGTCCCTGAGAGT aaaTGTCCCGTAGAGGGAGCAGAGAGATGTCTCAGCGACAGGAAGAGGAAGTTcatggacacagagctggctcAGGACACAGAAG AGCTCTTTCAAGACCTGATCCAGCTCCAGGAAATATGGATCGCAGAAG CTCAGGTTCCCGATGACGAGCAGTTTGTCCCAGACTTCCAGTCCAATAAGT TGATGTTTCATGGACCTCCTCTGAGCAAGGTGAAGCGAGAGCACAGCCCGTCTCCCTGCAGGACGCCTCACGCTGACATGTGCCTTTACAGCTACAG TGCCTGTGACAATAAGCCAGCGGGGCTCAAATCCCTTCCTCCAGCCCCCTCTCATCCTTCAGGACCTCCACCTGTTCAGAGGCAGCTCCACCCTCCGGGCCCCCAGATCTCCAGCAGAGGCCCTCAGGCCAATCAGAGCCAGCAGTTTGCTCTGCCCCGCCCCCCCACCAGCTGCCCCCCTGCGTCTTTCAGCACAGAACAGAG GTTTCAGAGGCAGCTGTCGGAGCCCTGCTTGTCCTTCCTCCCTCCCGAGACGCCTCTGAACTCTCCGTACCAACCCTCGAGCCGTGATGGCCGCCCTCTGTACCAGCGCCACCTCTCGGAGCCTCTGGTCCCTCAGAGAGTGTTCAAACAGGAGCTGGTGGACCCTCGGTACCCAGAGCCGGGACCCCAGAACTCTTTCAATCACGTGACCATCAAGCAGGAACCGCGAGACTACGCCTTCGACTCGG AGGTTCAGCCCTGCCAGTCGTCGTTTGGGAAGTCTCCAGTCTTGTACCAGAATAACAATGTTG GGTTtggtgctgacagagagcaacaCCTGTACTATGACGACACCTGTGTGGTGCCGGACAGACTGGAAG TGAAAGTGAAGCAGGAGAGTATGCCGTACCAACGCCGCGGCTCTTTGCAGCTCTGGCAGTTTCTCTTGACTCTGCTCGACAACCCGGCCCACGCTCACCTGATCGTCTGGACGGGGAGGAACATGGAGTTCAAACTCATCGATCCCGAGGAG GTGGCTCGGCTCTGGGGTCTGCAGAAGAATCGTCCGGCGATGAACTACGACAAGCTGAGTCGCTCGCTGAGGTACTACTACGAGAAGGGCATCATGCAGAAG GTTGCCGGGGAGAGGTACGTCTACAAGTTCGTATGCAACCCCGACGCCCTGTTCTCCATGGCGTTCCCAGACAACCAGAGGCCGAGTCTGAAGGCCGACCCGGACGCCATCTTGCCTCCCGGCGAGGAAGAAGGCCCCCCCCCGCCCAGCTATGAGGAGGAGGGTCCCTACCTGGCTGAGGGGGGGGCCTTCCCCGAAAACTACCCTTATTAA
- the ndfip2 gene encoding NEDD4 family-interacting protein 2: MDPTSRYQVFHNEDDSSEASTSEPQPCTSASVQAAASSPDQNQTQVLAGEASGSIAQGESDSEAPPPPYASIDLGATAAAEPGYRADFPVPPPYSVATSLPTYDEAENAKAAALATSVVDVMPLDDEFPPRDDFSDADQLRVGNDGIFMLAFFMAFLFNWIGFCLSFCLTNTIAGRYGAICGFGLSLIKWILIVRFSDYFTGYFNGQYWLWWIFLLLGILLFFRGFINYLKVRNMSENMATNHRTRLFFLY, from the exons TTCCACAATGAGGACGACTCTTCCGAGGCCTCGACCAGCGAGCCGCAGCCGTGCACTTCTGCCTCCGTCCAGGCTGCCGCATCCAGCCCGGACCAGAACCAGACCCAGGTGCTGGCAGGGGAAGCGTCGGGATCCATCGCTCAGGGGGAGTCTGACTCTGAGGCTCCTCCCCCCCCGTACGCCTCCATCGACCTGGGAGCCACCGCTGCAGCCG AGCCCGGTTACAGAGCGGACTTCCCAGTGCCCCCCCCCTACAGCGTCGCCACCTCACTGCCCACTTATGACGAAGCAGAGAACGCCAAAGCCGCCGCACTGGCTACCTCCGTCGTGGACGTGATGCCACTG GACGATGAATTCCCTCCCAGAGACGATTTCAGTGACGCCGATCAGCTCCGAGTTGGGAACGACGGAATCTTCATGTTGGCCTTCTTCA TGGCCTTCCTGTTTAACTGGATCGGGTTCTGCCTCTCCTTCTGTCTGACGAACACCATCGCCGGACGCTACGGAGCAATCTGCGGCTTCGGCCTCTCGCTCATCAAGTGGATCCTCATCGTCAGG TTCTCGGACTACTTCACCGGCTACTTCAACGGGCAATACTGGCTCTGGTGGATCTTCCTGCTGCTCG GCATCCTGCTGTTCTTCAGGGGATTCATTAACTATCTTAAAGTGCGCAACATGTCAGAGAATATGGCGACTAACCACAGAACACGCCTGTTCTTCCTCTACTAA